In a genomic window of Virgibacillus sp. SK37:
- the prli42 gene encoding stressosome-associated protein Prli42 encodes MAAKRKSKRERRAKVIIYIMIIAMVLSSLTAGLSLFI; translated from the coding sequence ATGGCTGCAAAAAGAAAGTCAAAACGCGAACGCAGGGCTAAAGTTATTATTTACATTATGATTATTGCAATGGTTCTCTCTTCATTGACAGCTGGATTGTCGTTATTCATATAA
- a CDS encoding aromatic acid exporter family protein has translation MKIGYRTIKTAIGTPLAISVAQLLGVTNFVSAGILTILCIQPSRKQSFLSAWNRFSACIIATIYSFIFFETIGYNPLVVGLMLAVFIPTTVYLNITQGIATSSVIILNLYSASYMSISFLVDQFLLIIIGVGIGLLLNLYMPSLDKKLTEKQMQLEENFQVVLFEIAQYIRNENIDWDGKEITKIQELLEEAHDLVERDQENHLLRNRHPFRDYFNMRERQFELLQRMLPLVTKLPKQYSISEKIANFFEGLSNAVHPGNTAILYLEELEELRKTFDEEDLPTSREEFETRANLFRLLHEIEQYLLIKKKFKSSDVSSKRSKIKKRLE, from the coding sequence GTGAAGATTGGCTATCGCACAATTAAAACAGCAATTGGGACTCCGCTAGCTATTTCAGTTGCCCAGTTATTAGGTGTTACCAACTTCGTATCAGCAGGAATATTAACTATATTATGTATTCAACCATCAAGAAAACAATCCTTTTTAAGTGCTTGGAATCGTTTTTCAGCTTGTATTATTGCAACGATCTATTCATTTATATTTTTTGAAACAATAGGTTACAATCCACTAGTTGTTGGGCTTATGCTTGCTGTTTTTATTCCAACTACTGTTTATTTGAATATTACGCAAGGGATCGCTACAAGTTCTGTAATTATATTAAATTTATATAGTGCCTCTTATATGTCTATTTCTTTTCTAGTTGACCAATTTTTGCTTATTATTATTGGAGTAGGTATAGGTCTGCTACTGAACTTGTATATGCCAAGTTTAGATAAAAAGTTGACTGAAAAACAAATGCAACTGGAAGAAAATTTTCAAGTAGTATTGTTTGAAATAGCTCAATACATAAGAAATGAAAATATTGATTGGGACGGTAAGGAAATTACTAAAATACAAGAACTACTAGAGGAAGCTCATGATTTAGTAGAAAGAGATCAAGAGAATCATCTGTTACGAAATCGACATCCTTTTAGGGATTATTTTAATATGCGAGAAAGACAGTTTGAGTTATTACAGCGCATGTTACCTCTTGTAACTAAATTACCGAAACAATATTCCATATCGGAGAAGATAGCAAACTTTTTTGAAGGTTTATCAAATGCAGTCCATCCAGGTAACACAGCAATTCTATATTTGGAAGAACTGGAGGAATTGCGAAAAACTTTTGATGAGGAAGATTTACCTACCTCCAGAGAGGAATTTGAAACAAGAGCAAATTTATTTCGTTTGCTGCATGAGATAGAACAGTATTTGCTGATAAAGAAGAAATTTAAATCAAGTGATGTTTCAAGCAAAAGATCCAAAATAAAAAAGAGACTGGAGTAA
- a CDS encoding DNA polymerase IV, with product MVFEHQNKRRVIFHIDMNCFYASVEMAYDSDLKGKALAIAGNPEERKGIIVTSSYEARAKGVKTTMPLWQARRLCPELVVLRPNFERYRAASKAMFKILSEITPIVQPVSIDEGYMDVTDCGPPKKAIELAENIQKRILHELDLPCSIGIAPNKFLAKMASDMKKPMGITVLRKRELSTALWPLPIEEMYGVGNKTAEKLKKMAIHTIGDLAKKDVYELKQVLGINGERLNNRANGNDIRSVDPDAIYDFKSIGSSQTLPHDTTEEEEIKKLMVVLATNVERRLKRKQAAGQSIQLMIRYADRKTVTRSKKLQMFIDNKEDILYFATELLEHHWNEEPIRLLGITVQDIQEKQSIAKQLDLFTYEKEAQNEKLYTAIDELSQKYGKDVFKKWDNSINKEKENPTTSFQKDFLDDYKR from the coding sequence ATGGTATTTGAACATCAGAATAAAAGAAGAGTAATTTTCCATATTGATATGAATTGTTTTTATGCATCAGTAGAAATGGCCTATGATAGTGATTTAAAAGGAAAAGCATTAGCTATTGCTGGAAATCCTGAAGAAAGAAAAGGGATTATTGTGACGAGCAGCTATGAAGCAAGAGCTAAAGGTGTAAAAACAACAATGCCACTTTGGCAGGCAAGAAGGTTATGTCCAGAACTTGTAGTCTTAAGGCCGAATTTTGAACGATATCGCGCCGCCTCCAAAGCAATGTTTAAAATCCTTTCAGAAATAACCCCAATAGTACAACCAGTCTCCATTGATGAAGGATATATGGATGTAACAGACTGTGGGCCTCCAAAAAAGGCTATTGAACTTGCAGAAAACATTCAAAAGCGCATATTACATGAACTTGATCTCCCTTGTAGTATAGGTATCGCGCCAAATAAATTTTTAGCTAAAATGGCTTCAGATATGAAAAAGCCTATGGGGATTACCGTTCTTCGAAAAAGAGAACTAAGTACTGCTCTCTGGCCACTTCCAATAGAAGAGATGTATGGCGTTGGTAATAAAACCGCTGAAAAACTAAAAAAAATGGCGATTCACACGATCGGAGATTTGGCTAAAAAAGATGTTTATGAGCTAAAACAAGTTCTTGGTATTAATGGTGAGCGACTAAATAACAGAGCTAATGGGAATGACATACGGAGTGTGGACCCAGACGCCATCTACGATTTTAAGAGTATCGGCAGTTCGCAAACTTTACCTCACGATACAACAGAGGAAGAAGAAATTAAAAAGTTGATGGTCGTACTGGCAACAAATGTAGAGAGAAGATTAAAAAGGAAGCAAGCAGCAGGGCAAAGTATTCAACTAATGATCCGTTATGCAGATCGAAAAACGGTAACAAGAAGTAAAAAATTACAAATGTTTATAGATAATAAAGAAGATATCTTATATTTTGCCACAGAACTCCTTGAACATCATTGGAATGAGGAACCTATTCGTCTCCTTGGAATTACTGTACAGGATATACAAGAAAAACAGAGCATTGCAAAGCAATTGGATCTATTCACATATGAAAAAGAAGCACAAAATGAAAAATTGTATACAGCTATTGATGAGTTGTCCCAGAAATACGGTAAAGATGTTTTCAAGAAATGGGACAATAGCATTAATAAAGAAAAAGAAAATCCTACTACTAGTTTTCAAAAGGATTTCCTTGATGACTATAAGCGTTAA
- a CDS encoding BrxA/BrxB family bacilliredoxin, whose translation MDFNLFMNDVVDAARQDIREAGYEELKTPEEVDQALSRQGTTLVMINSVCGCAGGVARPAAANAIHYDKRPDHLVTVFAGQDREATEKAREYFEGYPPSSPSFAFLNDGEIVTMLERHDIEGFSAMDVIGKLQNIFDDHCKEV comes from the coding sequence ATGGATTTCAACTTATTTATGAATGATGTAGTGGACGCTGCACGTCAGGATATAAGAGAAGCTGGTTATGAGGAATTGAAAACACCCGAAGAAGTTGATCAGGCTCTTAGCAGACAAGGCACGACTCTTGTGATGATTAACTCTGTGTGTGGTTGTGCTGGTGGTGTAGCTCGTCCAGCTGCAGCAAATGCCATTCATTATGATAAAAGACCAGATCATCTTGTTACCGTATTTGCAGGACAAGATCGTGAAGCTACTGAAAAAGCACGTGAATATTTTGAGGGATATCCTCCTTCTTCACCGTCTTTTGCCTTCCTAAATGATGGTGAAATTGTAACTATGTTAGAAAGACATGATATTGAAGGATTCAGCGCCATGGATGTAATTGGAAAACTGCAGAATATCTTTGATGATCACTGTAAAGAAGTATAA
- a CDS encoding aldehyde dehydrogenase — MEQYSSMIANQRTFFKNGNTLEFNFRKKQLQKLKDMLKNYEDAIYQALKADLNKSEHEVLTTELGILYTEIDFAIKHLKEWMEPINVHAPMTHKGTKNLIMKEPFGVILIMAPWNYPLQLALAPVIGAIAAGNCIVIKPSEYATATSALLEEMIDDTFDPSFIRVIQGDKDISEQLLEQRFDYIFFTGSSSVGKIVMRKASEHLTPVTLELGGKSPVIVDKDANINLAAKRIVWGKYTNAGQTCVAPDYLYVHEKVKFKLMKAMKKQIKELFGKQPLRNNEYTRIINQFHFERLKGLLTNGSILHGGVSDSDTLTIEPTILDKITWDDPIMEEEIFGPILPVLTFSSIENAVEVIKNNQKPLALYYFGENDKMAPQVIQYLSFGGGSINDTFYHLGNPYLPFGGVGNSGMGSYHGKYSFETFSHKKSIMKQTTKFDLPFRYPGSKISHSIVKKFMS; from the coding sequence ATGGAACAGTATTCATCTATGATAGCTAACCAACGTACTTTTTTTAAAAACGGAAACACGCTGGAATTTAATTTTCGCAAAAAACAATTACAAAAATTAAAAGACATGCTTAAAAACTATGAAGATGCAATCTACCAAGCTTTAAAGGCAGATTTAAATAAATCGGAACATGAAGTTCTGACAACGGAACTTGGTATCCTTTATACAGAAATTGATTTTGCCATAAAGCACCTGAAAGAATGGATGGAACCTATTAACGTACATGCCCCGATGACGCATAAAGGAACCAAAAATCTTATCATGAAGGAACCATTTGGTGTAATTTTAATTATGGCTCCATGGAATTATCCACTACAACTTGCTCTAGCACCAGTAATAGGCGCCATTGCTGCTGGTAACTGTATCGTTATTAAACCTTCCGAATATGCTACTGCGACCTCTGCGTTGCTGGAGGAAATGATTGATGACACTTTTGACCCTTCTTTCATTAGGGTGATTCAAGGTGATAAGGATATTAGTGAGCAATTATTAGAGCAGCGTTTCGATTATATATTTTTTACTGGTAGTTCTTCTGTGGGAAAGATAGTTATGAGAAAAGCAAGTGAGCATCTAACTCCTGTTACGCTAGAACTAGGAGGAAAAAGCCCGGTGATCGTAGATAAAGATGCAAATATAAATCTTGCGGCAAAAAGAATTGTCTGGGGAAAATATACAAATGCGGGCCAAACGTGTGTTGCGCCGGATTATCTATATGTTCATGAAAAAGTTAAATTTAAATTAATGAAAGCAATGAAGAAACAGATTAAAGAATTATTCGGTAAGCAACCATTACGAAATAATGAATATACCCGAATTATTAACCAATTTCACTTTGAAAGGCTAAAAGGATTACTAACTAATGGCAGCATTCTTCATGGAGGTGTTTCAGACAGTGATACACTAACCATTGAACCAACTATTTTGGATAAAATAACGTGGGACGATCCGATAATGGAAGAAGAAATTTTTGGACCTATTCTTCCTGTGTTGACCTTCAGTTCAATTGAGAATGCAGTAGAGGTAATTAAAAATAACCAAAAACCATTAGCTCTTTATTATTTTGGGGAAAACGATAAAATGGCTCCTCAGGTTATTCAGTATCTCTCTTTTGGTGGGGGAAGTATTAACGATACGTTTTATCACTTAGGAAATCCCTATTTACCTTTTGGTGGGGTCGGAAATAGTGGGATGGGTTCATATCATGGAAAATACAGCTTTGAAACTTTTTCCCATAAAAAGAGTATTATGAAGCAGACAACTAAATTCGATCTGCCATTTCGTTACCCCGGGAGTAAAATTTCTCACTCCATTGTAAAAAAGTTTATGAGCTGA
- a CDS encoding M20/M25/M40 family metallo-hydrolase, giving the protein MTLVNKERLVNEFIELVKVDSETKHEALIAKVLKQKLTDLGVEVYEDESISKTGHGAGNLICLLKGNKDATDCIYFTSHMDTVVPGKSIKPSIKDGYIVSDGTTILGADDKAGLAAILEAIRVLQENKLEHGDIQFIITVGEESGLVGAKALDRSLLKADYGYALDSNGDVGDIIVAAPTQAKLFAVIKGKTAHAGVAPEKGVSAITIASKAISRMPLGRIDEDTTANIGRFEGGKQTNIVVDHVEILAEARSLVPEKMEEQVEKMKQTFITVAEEMGGSAEVEVKVMYPGFKHQAGDQVVEIARSAARKIGRESKLLKSGGGSDANIIAGHGIPTVNLAVGYEEIHTTNERIPVEELVKVTELVTAIIEEVASN; this is encoded by the coding sequence ATGACATTAGTAAACAAAGAGAGATTAGTAAATGAGTTTATAGAATTGGTGAAGGTGGATTCGGAGACAAAACACGAAGCATTAATCGCAAAAGTTCTAAAACAAAAATTGACAGATTTAGGTGTGGAAGTATATGAAGATGAGAGTATTTCCAAAACTGGCCATGGAGCTGGTAACCTTATCTGTTTACTAAAAGGAAATAAAGATGCTACTGACTGTATTTATTTTACTTCACATATGGATACAGTAGTTCCAGGAAAAAGCATTAAACCTTCCATTAAAGACGGCTATATAGTGTCTGACGGAACAACTATTTTAGGCGCAGATGATAAAGCAGGGCTTGCTGCTATTTTAGAAGCAATTCGGGTGTTACAAGAAAATAAATTGGAGCACGGCGATATACAATTTATCATTACTGTTGGGGAAGAATCAGGTTTAGTTGGAGCTAAAGCTTTAGATCGTTCCCTTCTCAAAGCTGATTATGGTTATGCTCTAGATAGCAATGGAGATGTTGGAGATATTATTGTAGCTGCTCCTACGCAAGCGAAATTATTTGCTGTAATTAAAGGAAAAACTGCCCATGCTGGAGTTGCCCCTGAAAAGGGAGTTTCTGCTATTACGATTGCTTCTAAAGCCATTTCCCGTATGCCATTAGGTCGTATTGATGAAGACACTACAGCAAATATTGGTCGGTTTGAAGGTGGAAAACAAACAAATATTGTTGTGGACCATGTAGAAATCTTAGCTGAAGCCAGATCACTTGTCCCTGAAAAAATGGAAGAACAAGTTGAAAAAATGAAACAGACCTTTATTACCGTGGCGGAAGAAATGGGAGGGTCTGCGGAAGTTGAGGTCAAAGTCATGTATCCAGGGTTTAAGCACCAGGCTGGTGATCAAGTAGTGGAAATTGCCAGGAGTGCTGCTAGAAAAATTGGTAGAGAGAGCAAGTTATTAAAAAGTGGCGGCGGAAGTGACGCTAACATAATAGCAGGACACGGTATACCGACTGTAAATCTCGCTGTCGGATATGAAGAAATTCATACAACCAATGAACGCATTCCTGTAGAAGAGCTTGTGAAAGTGACAGAGCTTGTAACTGCAATCATTGAAGAGGTTGCATCTAATTAA
- a CDS encoding acyl-CoA carboxylase subunit beta — MDIFDKINELYDKRRLVELGGGDEKIDKQHAKGKMTARERIDYLLDHGSFVELNPFIEHRVSDFGMNSNSAKGEGVVTGYGKISGKPIYLFAQDFTVYGGALGEMHGKKIAAVMDLAAKNGVPFIGLNDSGGARIQEGVSSLDGYGQVFYRNSIYSGVIPQISVIMGPSAGGAVYSPAITDFVIMVEETSQMFITGPKVIETVTGEKISSEDLGGAHIHNAKSGNAHIKSKNEEEALNAVRRLISYLPANNEEKTEKLSVEQTESDERPELTDIVPFNARSPYDVKNVIEQVADKNSFYEIHKHFAKNIVVGFARIKGETVGLVCNQPKYLAGGLDIDSSDKAARFIRFCDSFNIPLVTFEDVTGFFPGVKQEHGGIIRHGAKILYAYSEATVPKITVIIRKAYGGAYVALNSKSIGADLVYAWPNAEIAVMGPDGAAGLGMVDDVIDPRETRIKLIQALEMLYNKKEERPMKKHGNIPL; from the coding sequence ATGGATATTTTTGATAAAATTAATGAATTATACGATAAACGCAGATTAGTGGAACTAGGCGGCGGAGATGAAAAAATTGATAAGCAACATGCCAAGGGAAAGATGACAGCTAGGGAAAGGATCGATTATCTTCTGGATCACGGCAGCTTTGTTGAATTAAATCCTTTTATCGAACACCGAGTTTCTGATTTTGGCATGAACAGTAATTCTGCTAAAGGGGAAGGTGTTGTCACAGGTTACGGGAAAATATCCGGTAAACCTATATATTTGTTTGCACAGGATTTTACCGTATATGGTGGGGCTTTAGGAGAAATGCACGGCAAAAAAATTGCTGCTGTAATGGACTTAGCCGCAAAGAACGGTGTTCCTTTCATCGGGCTAAATGACTCTGGTGGAGCTAGAATACAAGAGGGAGTGTCTTCGTTAGATGGATATGGGCAAGTGTTTTATCGAAACTCCATCTATTCCGGTGTAATTCCACAAATATCTGTTATTATGGGGCCGAGCGCTGGTGGGGCTGTTTATTCACCGGCAATTACCGACTTTGTAATTATGGTTGAAGAAACGTCACAAATGTTTATTACTGGTCCAAAAGTAATTGAAACTGTAACTGGTGAGAAGATTTCTTCGGAAGATTTAGGAGGGGCACATATTCATAATGCGAAAAGCGGCAATGCCCATATTAAGTCAAAAAACGAAGAAGAAGCTTTGAATGCAGTTCGAAGGTTAATTTCTTACTTACCTGCAAATAACGAGGAAAAAACGGAAAAGCTTTCTGTTGAGCAAACAGAGTCTGATGAACGACCGGAACTAACGGATATTGTTCCTTTTAATGCTAGAAGCCCATATGACGTGAAAAATGTAATTGAACAAGTTGCCGATAAGAATAGCTTCTATGAAATTCATAAGCATTTTGCAAAAAATATTGTCGTAGGATTTGCCAGAATTAAAGGGGAAACAGTAGGCTTGGTATGTAATCAACCTAAATATTTAGCTGGCGGATTGGATATAGATTCAAGTGATAAAGCAGCCAGGTTTATTAGATTTTGTGATTCATTTAATATTCCATTAGTAACTTTTGAAGATGTTACAGGTTTCTTCCCTGGTGTTAAACAGGAACATGGAGGTATCATCCGACATGGAGCTAAAATTCTTTATGCCTATTCAGAAGCAACTGTGCCCAAGATAACTGTAATCATTAGAAAAGCATATGGTGGAGCTTATGTAGCATTAAATAGTAAATCAATAGGTGCTGATTTAGTCTATGCTTGGCCAAACGCAGAGATTGCTGTAATGGGGCCTGATGGGGCTGCAGGGTTGGGGATGGTTGACGATGTCATCGATCCAAGAGAGACGCGGATAAAATTGATTCAGGCACTAGAAATGCTCTATAATAAGAAGGAAGAAAGACCAATGAAGAAGCACGGAAATATTCCACTATAA
- a CDS encoding methylmalonyl-CoA mutase produces MKESTNNKAKWDDQVESIIKRFPERKEKFTTSSDMEVKRLYSDESNEEIHKLGYPGQYPYTRGIQPTMYRSRFWTMRQYAGFGSATETNKRFRYLLDQGQTGLSVAFDLPTQIGYDSDDVMSEGEVGKVGVAIDTLHDMEQLLDQIPLDKVSTSMTINAPASVLLCMYIAVGEKQGVSLDKLTGTIQNDILKEYIARGTYIYPPKPSMRLITNIFEFCQQHVPKFNTISISGYHIREAGSNAVQEVAFTIANGMAYVDAALASGLDIDTFASRLSFFFNAHNNFFEEIAKFRAARRIWAKIMKEHYKAKNSKSWKMRFHTQTGGSTLTAQQPDNNIVRVTLQALAAVMGGTQSLHTNSRDEALSLPTESSARIALRTQQIIANESGVADTIDPMGGSYYVEELTDQIEKEVNKYLDRISEIGGAVQAVEEGYMQREIHQNAYETQKKIEKEEEVIVGLNKFQLDEEVNPDLLKVDEKLEKEQVNNLKKIRKERNQDEVSKTLERLRESAKNKNSNLIPYILAAVKAYATLGEICNVLRDEFGEYTGV; encoded by the coding sequence ATGAAAGAATCAACTAACAATAAAGCTAAATGGGATGATCAGGTTGAGTCTATAATAAAGCGCTTTCCTGAAAGGAAGGAGAAGTTTACAACATCCTCTGATATGGAAGTTAAGCGACTATATTCTGATGAAAGCAATGAAGAAATACATAAATTGGGTTATCCGGGGCAATACCCGTACACAAGAGGAATCCAACCCACTATGTACCGTAGCCGTTTTTGGACGATGAGACAATATGCGGGCTTTGGTTCCGCAACGGAGACAAATAAGCGATTCCGTTATTTATTAGACCAAGGGCAAACCGGGCTATCTGTAGCTTTTGACTTGCCAACTCAAATTGGCTATGATTCTGATGATGTCATGTCTGAAGGAGAAGTCGGGAAAGTTGGTGTAGCAATAGATACACTACATGACATGGAGCAATTATTAGACCAGATTCCCCTGGATAAGGTAAGTACTTCAATGACAATAAATGCTCCAGCATCTGTACTATTATGCATGTATATTGCTGTAGGGGAGAAACAAGGTGTGTCTCTAGATAAATTAACGGGGACGATTCAAAATGACATCTTAAAAGAATATATTGCCAGAGGGACTTATATCTATCCACCAAAACCTTCTATGAGATTGATAACGAATATATTCGAATTTTGTCAACAGCATGTTCCGAAATTTAATACAATTAGTATTTCAGGTTATCATATAAGGGAAGCTGGTTCTAACGCAGTTCAAGAAGTAGCTTTTACGATAGCAAATGGTATGGCATATGTAGATGCAGCGTTGGCATCCGGATTGGATATCGATACATTTGCATCACGTTTATCTTTCTTCTTCAATGCACACAATAACTTTTTTGAGGAAATAGCTAAGTTTCGTGCAGCTAGGAGAATTTGGGCAAAAATCATGAAAGAACACTACAAAGCCAAAAATTCTAAAAGTTGGAAAATGCGCTTTCATACACAAACAGGTGGGTCGACATTAACCGCCCAGCAACCGGATAACAACATTGTTAGGGTTACATTACAAGCTCTGGCAGCAGTTATGGGGGGAACGCAAAGCCTACATACAAACTCCCGTGATGAAGCACTCTCACTACCTACAGAAAGCTCTGCTAGAATTGCCTTACGAACACAACAAATAATCGCAAATGAAAGCGGTGTCGCTGATACAATTGATCCGATGGGAGGTTCTTACTATGTAGAAGAACTAACAGATCAAATAGAGAAAGAAGTTAATAAGTATCTTGATCGAATCTCTGAAATAGGCGGTGCTGTTCAAGCAGTAGAAGAAGGTTATATGCAAAGAGAAATACATCAAAACGCATATGAAACACAAAAAAAGATTGAAAAAGAAGAAGAAGTAATTGTTGGACTAAATAAATTCCAATTGGATGAAGAAGTAAATCCTGACCTTCTTAAAGTAGATGAGAAACTTGAGAAGGAGCAAGTTAACAACTTGAAAAAAATTCGAAAAGAACGCAATCAGGATGAGGTTTCAAAAACTCTCGAAAGATTAAGAGAAAGTGCAAAAAATAAAAATAGTAATTTAATACCTTATATTTTGGCTGCTGTAAAGGCATATGCAACTCTTGGAGAGATATGCAATGTATTACGTGATGAATTTGGTGAGTATACAGGGGTATAA
- the mce gene encoding methylmalonyl-CoA epimerase — protein sequence MGKIRVLVAKPGLDGHDRGALVISQALRDHGMEVIYTGLRQSPAQIAQAAVQEDVDVIGLSSLSGAHKTLFPKVLEELSKRDAEDIPVIGGGVIPSEDIPFLLEKGIKNIFTSGSSTEALANYIQELIDPGTKEMVPPKKIAHIGIAVKSIDHALPFYTGALGLTLEGVEKVESEGVKVAFLKIGESRFELLEPLDGNSPIQGFLDKKGEGIHHIALEVDDINDRLKKYKSESIKLINDEPKKGADHSEIAFIHPKSANGVLFELCQHLGRSED from the coding sequence TTGGGGAAAATTCGTGTATTAGTAGCAAAACCGGGTTTGGACGGTCATGATCGAGGAGCGTTAGTAATATCTCAGGCATTAAGAGATCACGGTATGGAAGTGATTTATACAGGATTACGCCAATCACCTGCACAGATTGCACAAGCAGCTGTTCAAGAGGACGTAGATGTAATAGGTTTATCATCCTTATCAGGTGCTCATAAAACCTTATTTCCTAAAGTGTTAGAAGAATTAAGTAAGCGAGATGCTGAGGACATTCCAGTAATAGGAGGAGGAGTCATACCGAGTGAAGATATCCCTTTTTTGCTGGAAAAAGGGATTAAAAATATTTTTACAAGTGGCTCATCAACCGAAGCATTAGCGAACTATATTCAGGAATTAATTGATCCTGGTACGAAAGAAATGGTTCCACCAAAGAAAATAGCTCATATAGGCATAGCGGTAAAGAGTATTGATCATGCACTCCCATTTTATACAGGAGCTTTAGGATTGACTCTGGAGGGTGTTGAAAAAGTAGAATCAGAAGGTGTTAAAGTTGCCTTTTTGAAAATTGGGGAGTCACGGTTTGAGTTACTAGAGCCTTTAGATGGGAATTCGCCAATTCAAGGATTTCTAGATAAAAAAGGAGAAGGAATTCATCACATAGCACTGGAAGTAGATGATATAAATGATAGATTGAAAAAATATAAATCTGAAAGTATTAAACTAATTAATGATGAACCAAAAAAAGGTGCTGATCATAGCGAAATCGCCTTTATCCACCCTAAATCTGCCAACGGGGTATTATTTGAACTATGTCAGCATTTAGGCAGGAGTGAAGACTGA
- a CDS encoding dihydrolipoamide acetyltransferase family protein: MAQEKINMPQLGESVTEGTISSWLVAPGDKVNKYDPIAEVMTDKVNAEVPSSFTGTIKELVADEGQTIEVGELMCYIDTEESQSGVAKEESPEKAVRESSEEVKSETDTSMKKRYSPAVLRMAQENDIDLSQVKGSGRQGRITRKDIEKIIKSGNVPQESTTANEGAANHPKTEQSKMKPEQHQSVTSAAGDIEIPVTGVRKVIAQNMVRSTQEIPHAWMTVEVDVTELVTYRNKVKNDFKQKEGFSLTFFAFFVKAVAQALKEYPQLNSTWAEDKIIQRKDINLSIAVAKDQELFVPVIKHADEKSIKGIARDIYELAVKARSNKLTSSDMQGGTFTVNNTGSFGSIHSMGVINHPQAAILQVESIVKRPVIVNDMFAARDMVNLSLSLDHRILDGLVCGQFLARVKEILENMNSSTSLY; the protein is encoded by the coding sequence ATGGCCCAAGAGAAAATTAACATGCCGCAATTAGGTGAGAGTGTAACTGAAGGTACGATTAGTTCTTGGTTGGTTGCTCCAGGAGATAAAGTGAACAAATATGATCCAATCGCTGAAGTAATGACTGATAAAGTGAATGCGGAGGTTCCATCCTCATTTACTGGCACAATTAAAGAGCTTGTGGCAGATGAGGGACAGACAATTGAAGTAGGAGAATTAATGTGCTATATCGACACGGAAGAGAGTCAATCAGGTGTAGCTAAGGAAGAGTCTCCTGAGAAAGCGGTTCGTGAAAGTAGTGAAGAAGTAAAAAGCGAGACTGATACATCAATGAAAAAACGATATTCTCCCGCAGTGCTACGTATGGCTCAGGAAAACGATATTGATTTGTCACAAGTGAAGGGAAGTGGCAGACAGGGAAGAATTACGAGAAAAGATATTGAGAAAATTATTAAATCAGGTAATGTTCCACAAGAAAGCACAACAGCAAATGAAGGTGCTGCAAATCATCCTAAAACTGAACAAAGTAAAATGAAGCCTGAACAACACCAATCAGTAACATCTGCAGCAGGTGATATTGAAATACCAGTCACAGGGGTTCGTAAAGTTATCGCCCAAAATATGGTGCGCTCAACGCAGGAGATCCCCCATGCATGGATGACGGTTGAAGTGGATGTAACAGAGTTAGTTACATACCGAAATAAAGTGAAAAATGATTTTAAACAGAAGGAAGGCTTCAGTTTAACCTTCTTTGCTTTCTTTGTAAAAGCTGTTGCTCAGGCTCTTAAAGAATATCCACAACTAAACAGTACTTGGGCAGAAGATAAGATTATTCAGAGGAAAGATATAAATTTATCAATTGCCGTAGCAAAAGATCAGGAATTATTTGTACCTGTTATTAAGCATGCAGACGAGAAAAGTATAAAGGGTATTGCTAGAGACATATACGAACTAGCGGTGAAAGCTCGCTCAAATAAGCTTACTTCTTCGGATATGCAGGGAGGAACCTTCACTGTGAATAATACGGGCTCATTTGGTTCTATCCATTCTATGGGAGTTATTAATCACCCTCAGGCAGCTATTCTTCAAGTTGAATCTATAGTTAAGCGACCTGTTATTGTAAATGACATGTTTGCTGCAAGAGATATGGTTAACCTTTCCTTATCGTTAGATCATCGAATCCTCGATGGATTGGTTTGCGGACAATTCTTAGCACGTGTGAAAGAAATATTGGAAAATATGAATTCATCTACCAGCTTATACTAA